One uncultured Tolumonas sp. genomic window carries:
- the rsxD gene encoding electron transport complex subunit RsxD has product MSFAIAISPHGHSQKSTSSVMRLTLLALVPAIGAQWYLFGWGVLLQLAITCVTALTAEAAVLRLRGYALLPSLRDSSALLTAALIAVAIPPLLPWWMTVLATAFAIVIAKQLYGGLGQNPFNPAMVGYVMLLVSFPVPMTTWLAPQAVSAQQLTVADTAAVIFKGKTNEGLNSYQLKTLVDGTTMATPLDHMKTETQRGHSVESAIALPHFSAISHDGWHWINLSFLAGGVMLFAFRLIPWQTPFAMLGTLAACSAIAHYLSPAHFVVPEIELLSGATMLGAFFIVTDPVTSSTTSRGRLIFGALVGGLVFLIRHFGGYPDGVAFSVLLCNILVPLIDKYSQSRVYGH; this is encoded by the coding sequence ATGTCGTTTGCCATTGCTATCTCACCCCATGGCCATAGCCAGAAAAGTACCAGTAGCGTGATGCGGCTGACATTGCTGGCGTTAGTGCCGGCGATTGGTGCCCAATGGTATTTGTTTGGCTGGGGAGTCTTACTTCAACTTGCAATAACCTGTGTTACCGCGCTCACTGCTGAAGCCGCTGTTTTACGCCTACGCGGTTATGCCCTTTTACCTTCCTTGCGCGATAGCAGCGCCCTGCTGACAGCGGCATTAATTGCGGTTGCGATCCCACCATTGCTTCCTTGGTGGATGACCGTGCTGGCAACGGCATTTGCGATCGTCATTGCCAAGCAACTGTATGGTGGTTTGGGCCAAAATCCATTTAACCCAGCAATGGTGGGTTACGTGATGTTATTGGTTTCCTTCCCCGTGCCGATGACGACTTGGTTAGCGCCACAAGCCGTATCCGCACAACAATTAACGGTGGCTGATACTGCGGCGGTTATTTTTAAAGGCAAAACCAACGAAGGTTTGAACAGCTATCAATTAAAAACGCTGGTTGATGGCACAACCATGGCTACGCCGTTGGATCACATGAAAACAGAAACCCAGCGTGGTCATTCTGTTGAGTCAGCGATCGCACTGCCACACTTTTCTGCTATCAGCCATGATGGCTGGCACTGGATCAACTTAAGTTTTCTGGCCGGTGGCGTAATGCTGTTTGCTTTCCGCTTGATCCCATGGCAAACCCCATTCGCAATGCTGGGCACTCTGGCCGCCTGTAGTGCTATCGCTCATTATTTGTCTCCGGCGCACTTTGTGGTGCCTGAAATCGAGTTACTTAGTGGTGCCACCATGTTGGGTGCATTCTTTATTGTGACCGACCCAGTAACGAGCAGCACCACGTCTCGTGGGCGCTTGATCTTCGGCGCACTTGTCGGCGGGCTCGTTTTCCTGATCCGGCATTTTGGTGGTTATCCTGATGGTGTGGCGTTTTCCGTGTTGTTATGCAACATACTGGTGCCACTAATCGATAAATACAGCCAATCCCGCGTATATGGACACTAA
- the rsxG gene encoding electron transport complex subunit RsxG, whose translation MLKSMQKNGLRLSMFALACTGLIVATDYSTHDAIVAQQQSMQQQILGKMLPADSYDNALATDCHMLTNAYLGNTKSYPVYVARKGNTVSGYIVESVAPDGYSGSIRLLTGVSVSGEVQRVEVLEHHETPGLGDKVDRNKGNWLDSFTHKHLQNETDSSWAVKKDGGQFDSFTGATITPRAVVKQLKNVLLLVQHPELIEQAPACKVE comes from the coding sequence ATGCTGAAATCTATGCAGAAAAATGGTCTTCGCCTCAGTATGTTTGCTTTAGCATGTACCGGATTGATCGTGGCTACCGATTACAGCACGCATGATGCTATCGTGGCTCAACAGCAATCGATGCAACAGCAGATATTGGGGAAAATGTTACCTGCTGATAGTTATGACAATGCATTAGCAACAGATTGCCACATGCTGACTAACGCGTATTTAGGTAATACAAAGTCATATCCCGTTTATGTTGCTCGTAAAGGCAACACCGTAAGTGGCTATATCGTCGAATCTGTCGCCCCAGATGGTTACAGCGGTTCGATTCGTTTGCTGACTGGCGTCAGTGTCAGTGGTGAAGTGCAACGCGTGGAAGTCTTAGAACATCATGAAACACCCGGTTTAGGCGATAAAGTCGATCGCAACAAAGGCAATTGGCTGGACAGTTTTACACATAAACATCTGCAAAATGAAACTGACAGCAGCTGGGCAGTTAAAAAAGATGGCGGCCAATTTGACAGTTTTACTGGCGCAACCATTACGCCAAGAGCCGTTGTTAAACAATTAAAAAACGTTCTGTTACTGGTACAACATCCTGAATTGATTGAACAGGCACCAGCCTGTAAGGTGGAATAA
- a CDS encoding electron transport complex subunit E, whose protein sequence is MEQSPKGCHDLSPKNVENGDSFFSIAKQGLWKNNPILIQVLGLCPTLAVTTSAANALGMGISTMLVLMLSNLGISIFRRWIPNEIRIPVYVLLIAAIVTCLQLVMNAYAHALYESLGIFIALIVTNCIVAGRAEAFASKNSPLKSAFDGFMMGMGFALVLFVLGSIREILGQGTLFAGADILFGSWASVLKINIYNSDSPFLLAILPPGAFLVLGLIIALKNVINARFARKKVVAKVQIERVRVTTF, encoded by the coding sequence ATGGAACAGTCACCGAAAGGTTGTCACGATCTGTCGCCAAAAAATGTTGAGAATGGAGACAGCTTCTTTTCCATTGCAAAACAGGGTCTCTGGAAAAACAACCCGATCCTGATCCAAGTACTGGGGTTATGCCCTACATTGGCAGTTACCACATCGGCAGCCAATGCGTTAGGTATGGGAATATCAACGATGTTGGTGCTGATGCTGTCTAATTTGGGTATTTCTATTTTTCGCCGCTGGATCCCAAATGAAATTCGCATCCCGGTTTATGTCCTACTAATCGCCGCCATTGTCACATGCTTGCAATTGGTCATGAATGCCTACGCGCATGCGTTGTATGAGTCGTTGGGTATTTTTATCGCATTAATTGTGACAAATTGTATTGTTGCTGGACGGGCCGAAGCGTTTGCGAGCAAAAATAGCCCGCTAAAATCGGCATTTGATGGTTTTATGATGGGAATGGGGTTTGCGCTTGTTCTCTTTGTGCTGGGTAGCATCAGAGAGATCCTTGGCCAAGGTACGTTATTTGCCGGGGCAGACATTCTGTTCGGCTCGTGGGCATCTGTCTTAAAAATTAATATTTATAATAGCGATAGCCCGTTCCTGTTGGCTATTTTACCGCCAGGTGCATTTTTAGTTTTAGGTTTGATCATTGCATTGAAAAATGTAATTAATGCCCGTTTTGCCCGTAAAAAAGTCGTGGCCAAAGTTCAGATCGAACGTGTTCGTGTAACTACATTCTGA
- the gloA gene encoding lactoylglutathione lyase translates to MRLLHTMLRVGNLQRSIEFYTNVLGMKLLRQSDNTEYKYSLAFVGYGEESEQAVIELTYNWGVESYELGTAFGHLALEAEDIYATCEALRAAGAKITREPGPVKGGTTVIAFVEDPDGYKIELISKKDAGKGLGN, encoded by the coding sequence ATGCGCCTTTTACACACCATGTTACGCGTAGGTAATTTACAACGTTCCATCGAATTTTATACCAATGTATTGGGTATGAAATTGCTGCGTCAAAGTGATAACACAGAATACAAATATTCTTTGGCTTTCGTCGGTTACGGTGAAGAAAGTGAACAAGCTGTGATTGAGCTGACTTATAACTGGGGTGTAGAAAGTTATGAGTTAGGCACCGCGTTTGGTCACCTGGCTTTGGAAGCGGAAGATATTTACGCCACCTGTGAAGCTCTACGTGCAGCAGGTGCAAAAATTACACGCGAACCAGGCCCAGTGAAAGGTGGCACAACGGTGATTGCCTTTGTTGAAGATCCGGATGGTTACAAAATTGAACTGATCAGTAAAAAAGATGCCGGTAAGGGTTTAGGTAACTGA
- the nth gene encoding endonuclease III, translating into MNKDKRRQILERLRDANPHPTTELEYSSPFELLISVILSAQATDVSVNKAMAKLYPVANTPQAILNLGVDGLKDYIKTIGLYNAKAENIIKTCGMLLEKHNGEVPEDRAALEALPGVGRKTANVVLNTAFGWPTIAVDTHIFRVANRTGFAPGKDVNEVEEKLLKHVPAEFKLDVHHWLILHGRYTCIARKPRCGSCLIEDLCEYTSKTED; encoded by the coding sequence ATGAATAAAGATAAACGCCGACAGATACTGGAACGCTTGCGGGATGCTAACCCGCACCCAACGACGGAGCTGGAATATTCCTCGCCCTTTGAACTGCTTATTTCCGTGATTTTGTCGGCTCAGGCAACCGATGTCAGTGTCAATAAAGCCATGGCTAAGTTGTATCCGGTGGCAAATACGCCCCAAGCCATTTTGAACTTGGGTGTTGATGGCTTGAAAGACTATATAAAAACCATCGGCCTATATAATGCCAAGGCAGAGAACATCATTAAGACCTGCGGTATGCTGCTGGAAAAACATAACGGCGAAGTACCTGAAGACAGAGCTGCATTAGAAGCGCTGCCCGGTGTGGGTCGAAAAACGGCGAATGTCGTGCTGAATACGGCTTTTGGCTGGCCAACGATTGCCGTTGATACACATATTTTTCGTGTGGCCAACCGTACCGGTTTTGCGCCAGGTAAAGATGTGAATGAGGTGGAAGAAAAACTCCTCAAACATGTCCCGGCTGAGTTTAAGCTGGATGTTCATCACTGGCTGATCTTACATGGTCGTTACACTTGCATCGCACGCAAGCCACGTTGCGGCTCTTGTCTGATCGAAGATTTATGCGAATATACTTCTAAAACTGAAGATTGA
- a CDS encoding OmpA family protein produces the protein MKYWIGILGSLFIPISQAGVLEYGASLDQSVWKMTAATPLECRLEHIIPGWGKGAFVSHAGKNTNMDFELKPLRPQARIQTVTVRSMPPSWRPGVAESGISRVKFYKQFDGLVNGQAAWTMLDELEGGYTPSFLFRDWYHQNQPITVSVSAVGFRSTYQNFLGCMQSLLPYTFEDIAFTILNYEKNSDELTPYSKRRLAMISDYLKADPQIDLALVDAYTDSMGAKWPNQQLSEKRANSVKKFFTGLGVDEKRVKIEGHGEKQHVATNETERGREVNRRVVISMQRWTPPEFMEKTASR, from the coding sequence GTGAAATACTGGATTGGAATTTTGGGATCTTTGTTTATCCCAATCAGTCAGGCGGGTGTGCTGGAATATGGCGCATCACTCGATCAGTCTGTCTGGAAAATGACCGCAGCCACACCTCTGGAATGTCGGTTGGAACACATCATTCCCGGTTGGGGAAAAGGGGCTTTTGTTAGCCATGCCGGTAAAAATACCAATATGGACTTTGAGTTAAAACCGTTGCGGCCTCAAGCTCGTATTCAAACAGTGACTGTACGTTCAATGCCTCCATCATGGCGCCCTGGCGTGGCGGAAAGTGGTATTTCCCGAGTAAAGTTTTATAAACAATTTGACGGTTTAGTGAATGGTCAAGCGGCATGGACCATGCTGGACGAACTGGAGGGCGGATATACACCTTCATTTTTGTTCAGAGATTGGTATCACCAAAACCAGCCAATCACTGTATCTGTTTCTGCTGTTGGATTTCGCAGCACGTATCAGAATTTTCTGGGTTGCATGCAATCATTACTGCCTTACACCTTTGAGGATATTGCATTCACTATTCTCAATTACGAAAAAAACAGTGATGAATTAACACCATATTCGAAACGTCGCTTGGCTATGATCAGTGATTACCTGAAGGCTGATCCGCAAATTGATCTGGCGTTAGTGGATGCCTATACCGACAGTATGGGAGCTAAATGGCCAAATCAACAGTTATCGGAAAAACGAGCCAACAGCGTGAAGAAATTTTTTACTGGGCTTGGGGTTGATGAAAAACGTGTAAAGATAGAAGGGCATGGTGAAAAACAACATGTTGCCACAAATGAAACAGAACGTGGTCGAGAAGTTAACCGACGCGTGGTGATCTCCATGCAACGTTGGACACCACCAGAATTTATGGAAAAAACGGCCTCACGATGA